The Haematobia irritans isolate KBUSLIRL chromosome 1, ASM5000362v1, whole genome shotgun sequence DNA segment CACTTTGTGACTAGTATCGTATTCATCataaactacaacaacaataacaacatttCGAAAGCAAGACGATCAGACGTATGTATTAAGTATGCGTTTGCTCTATACATTTGTCTGTCCACCCTGCTGTTATTATTCAACGAAAGAAACTTCCATAATGAGCAGTTGCAGTTCCCATCGTAAAGATTGTACACAACGACGAGCAAGAGAATTTTTATCCCACGGTCTCATAAGTGGAGGTGACAGATGTTCACAGTTCATGCATTTATGGTGTTCGAATAAACCAACGATGTGGTATGATTGGTGTGCTGCGAACTTCAATGTGTGGTGTGTGTTGTTCTTGTGCTGTGACTGCTGCTACTCAAAGTTCTCCTTCCTGAGTTCATTCAGGTTATTCTGGAAATTGTTTCTGTGTCTCTTTTGAATTGCCTCACTAGAAAATCTCTAATTGATTGCAAGTTACTTACAAGAAGAACATATTCCATTTTCTCCTCCCTTATTAATATTTCCGAATTGTGGTCACTCCATCAAATAATTTGAATTCCCGTTGTGTTGTATCAGGTGTATTGAAGCTTTTTGgggattgtcaaaattttagcatgCGCCCACAGTCTGGTCACGTGTGTGCCACACTCAGGCCTGATGATGCAGACACGTGAGGTCGAATTTGGTTGGCCCACAGGAGcgtaaatttattatttcttgttttttttttttcaattactgtTACTTCGCTAAGACACGTGCATTTCGCTGATTGTTATTTGCGttagttttaaataatatttgataGAGATACAGATTTAAACTTTTGCCTAAAGGCAATAGAAAATAAAGTGTGGACACTTGCCATATAAAGGAAAAGGTAGACATATAATCCTGAATGGAGATTGGTTAATGGTTTATTGGACCCAAATTATCGCTTGCGTAACGGCAATTTTCTTGAGGGAGGCAGGCtatttttcatgagtcacgaaaatgtaTGTGAGTCTCCAgagtttcgtgagtcacgccatTTGTGTGTGCTAGAACATTCATCTGATCGTGAgtatgtatgaataaaaatgtTCCACTCGTGAGTACGGATTCTTATTTCGTAGGTGTACGTGAGTCCTAACAAAAGTATCGTGATTCTAGATTAAATTCCCGTTAGTCCATCCTCAATCAGGTCATAAAGGACCgccaaaatatttatgaaaaaattcacGGTTTCACATTAAACTTATATGGATGACAAGCTTTTCTAGAATGTCAAGAAACTAAACTGCAGGGGAGTTACCAAAAATAGAAACCTATTCTCAGTTAACAACTTGGTAACATTCGATTTCGATGTCTTGATATAGGGTACGTATGACGAGAAGGAACCAAATTGACATTACTACTATAGATTTGGATCATTACCCCTTGACAACGGTTCAAATTCGTTATCGCTCACAACATTCTTTTGCAGAGACGAAGATGGAACTCGAAAGATACCAGGTGGTgaggatataaagggtgatacggtcaaaatttggtcaagggaaaacgcgtgtaaatcggtgaaatcgtttatttaaaaaatcaaattaaatttctttttcaagttcaattagtataaaatttaggaaaaatattcagttaggctttcgcttttccaaatccgaattgccgggcctcaagcgtgacacctgccatcagattttgtacagccaccttgtccaccttcttcgccgcagaaagccagtttgctttgaactgctgctcgtccttagcagttttttggtcttctttaggttccgcttgacaatagcccagtatttctcaactgggcggagctctggcgtgctgggagggttcttgtccttgggaaccacctgcacgttgttggcggcgtaccactaatGTCAAGATGCCaactccggccaaaacagtacggaacaaccgtgtttcttcaggaaaggcagcagacgtttattcaaacactctttcacgtaaatttcttggttgacagtcccggaagctatgaaaatgctgcttttcaagccacaggtacagatggcttgccaaaccagatatttctttgcgaactttgacagttttatgtgcttgaaaatatctgctacctttccctttctttttgccgtataaaactcctgtcccggaagctgcttgtagtcggctttgacgtaggtttcgtcatccattaccacgcagtcaaacttcggcagcatcgtcgtgtacagcctccgggatcgcactttggccgtcgtattttgtttatcatcgcgatttggaatcactacctacttgtaagtcgatagtccggctcgttttttgactcgatgcacggttgtagacgatacacccagcttatttgcggcatctcggagagagaggttagggtttcgcttgaaactaccggcaactctctttgtcgtctcagcggcttccggttttcgatttccccccgatccagacttcctggctgtcgacaaatgttccccaacatttggcaacttttagcgattttgccagctttgcgtgcgagtagctcggattttcgcgatgcgcgagctaaattttgatacgctgctcttcttgcttggacggcattttggcaactgaagagtgaattccaaaatcaaaataggagcaacattctacacacacacaccttcaaaatgaggggtgttcagtttttttaaatgcaaaattgaaagaaatacgtcaagtttatattgaccaaattttgaccgtatcaccctttagcgagACAATTTTTCCGAACCGCTGGTAACCGAAAGCACCGATATCCGCTAACCGAGAGTACCAATATAACTGATCGGGCGATCAAACGATGTCTGTGCGAAACAATGCGTCAAATGGAACAGTAGTCttgatgacaaaaaaaaagagaaaaaagagaGACTAGATATACCGAAACAAGGAATATCCGGACTATTACGAAAAACTTTCTTTTGTAGAGACGAAGATGGAAATCCAGTGAATTATACAGAGTGCTGAAGAAATAGCAAATCCTCTTTTTCCATATTGCTGGTACCCAAAATCAGTGAGCTGTTGAAACCATAATTGATCTGGTGTCTGTTTGATTTTAGTATCACTAAAAAAACTATACGAATCGATAACGCAAGCTATAAGGGTTTTCCCGTCCCTTTTCGAGcaaacaccaaatagtttttttagcgatggattatccccacGCAGTAATGCTGATCACATTTCTGAGtgattcaaagcttctctaagtggtttcactgcaatgtggaaccccgttcgggctcggctattaaaaggaagtcccttttcattgagtcAAACATAGAATCGTGCTGCTCAGTGATACGGGAGAAGCTCAACATTATGGTACTACAATGGACTTAATGGTCTACGTGAGCCTGAGATATTGGGCTGCGCCGAATAGCCACCGTAAAAGTTGGGTATAGGGAGTATGAGTACATGCAATTGCACAGATTACAATGGACATGACTTATTTTTTCAGAACGGATGAAGTTGCTCGAAATGAAGCCCGACCGAAGTAATGGTATGCACTCCCGCAAAAGGATTTGACTTGCACTCGagctttatagaaattttttatacgcCATTCTGTTTTATCTACAGATCGTGATCTGTTTGAGCTAGCAAAGTATGCCCCTTCAACGTCCTAGCTAGAGTGGAATAAAGATATTAATGAGATTGCTGAGCAGTTTGACATTTATTCAATAAGACGAAATTTATCTAAGGAACTTTAAAAATAACCATAAAGTAAGATTTGCAACATCTGGGAAAACTATAATCTTTTGACATTCCGCCAACAACTTTCAAACTTCAGCTTCGTGCGAAAGTACATAGGATAATTTTGATAATTAATCCAATTCCTACACGATTCAGTTTACTATGACAAATTGCTCAAAATCAAATCAATGTTCTTACATTCATTGTTGGCCTTAACGCATTACGAACATGTTCTAAAAGAAATTATATTCCCACGCATATTGGAATTGGTTGTGTTTCAAACACCATTCATTTAGGGGTTGTTGCATTACAGTTGGAATTGTTGTTCAATTTACTATCCAACTAACACCCTTAGTATAAAAGGAGGTAGATTTAGCCATACACTATCATTCTCATTGCAAACTCCGTAAGAAACACAACACAACATTTGCAGAGCTAGAAATAATGACACCTCAAATGGAGTACCTTTCAAAAACTCAACAttaccttaaagtaaagaaacctcAGTTGGAACGTGAAAGGCGTGCACGTATTAACAAGTGCCTGGATCAACTTAAAGAATTGGTAGCAGAATTACAAGGTGATGATAGCATTTTGCATTTGGATAAAGCTGAAATGTTAGAAGCTGCTGTAACTTTCTTGAAACGGGATCATAAGAAATCTAAAAATGTGATTCCTATTGTACCTCTGGATTCATTCCGCCATGGCTTTATGAATGCCGCTAATGAAGTCTCCCGTGTTATGGCTGCTGTTCCTGGCATGAATGTGGAGTTAGGAAAATCTGTTATGATTCATTTGGGTTCTGAATATAATCGCTTGTCATCAAAATCACCAATGTCAATGAATGACAGAGTCAATTCTGCTCCTCTGTCGCCTGCTTCTTCGGGTTATCACAGTGATGATTGTGATGAAAGCTCTTTGACACCTCCTCAAAAAACTGAGACCATTTGGCGTCCTTGGTAAAcataaattctaaaaaaaggATAATTCCCTCTAGTGTTAGTGGAGAAAAGAAATTCGGAGCTTTAAGTTGAGGGATGTATCATCCCAAATACTGCGATATGCATTTGATCTGTGATaaccaaattaattttaaattgtttttaaattctataaaaattattttgttatttattaattaaaaaaaactggaCACAAATTAAACATATGGACATTTGTATTTCAAGGGGTTTTGAGTTACTAAGCggctttgccaacattttatgtgGGTGTaggaatattttgtgaattgcgcACAAATTTAAGTAGATGATATCCGTCAAATATAGTAGATATAATCTTATAGATATAGCTGTAAATGCCTTTTCAAATTCGGATTTAGACgaatttgtagaaaaaagtACTACTTATAGAATGTTGGCAAATAATACATCATATTTGGGCCGAACAGTTAAACTAGATGACTTACAATGACCATGGATGCAGCGGATTATTAATGTCAAGTGAGTGTGGGAAATGCGGTTCTAGATATATGTATTAAGGACATCAAGGACTAAATAAAGGCAGGGAAGCCTTACCAAATAGTTGTGAATAACcaaacaatgaaatttaatgaaattgaagTCGTCCCGTCGGGTGTGCATCAGGGTAGTCATTTGGACCAATcctatttttattgtttatgaACGATTTACCCCAATCCATAGTTAATTCTAGGATTTTAAGTATATGGAtgatgtgaaaattttcttctcggCTGATAGCTCAGAGGAGTCTTGGTTCCTATAAGATGATCTGAATCGAACTGGTGGAGGATTAGTTAAATGGATATGAATCTGAGGAAATGCAAACATATGCGATTCTTCAAGCCAAACCTACGAGTATTGATTTTACATTTGGTATTTGCGGCTAGCTTTTGGAGGATGTAGATTCATTTGTAGATCATGTTTCGGAAGGGGCGGGAATGTGGGCTTTGGGtccattcgaaaaaaaaaaaaaatatagtgaaCATGAAATAGAAGGTTTCATAAAGCGTTGGGCGAAAGAATTCTCGTATCCTGCCGTTACCAAGCGGCTTTTTACCTCCCTTGTTAGACCAATTCTTGACTATGGCACTGCCATATGTGATCCGCAGTACGAGGTGTatattgaaaggattgaatatgtTGTTAAGGTTTCCGACTCTTAGGAGCCGAAGGGCGATATGATATGATAATCTCAAAGATTTTGAGTGGAGACTTTCCTGTCTTGAACTAATATCCAGAATTGTGATTGAAGGCCCCTATAGGCCATCCAGGAATTAtcggttcctctttattaagttTCAACGTTCCAATTACGCGTTGTTTGAACCTTTGCGAAGAATGTGTGTTGATTTGAATTTAACgtagataataataataacatataTCTTGATGTCGGCTTCAACCACGCCATGTTCCCTACGTAATGGGGAAGTGACCCCCCACAGTCGGAAGGGGCGGGAAAGTGGGCTTTGGGtccattcgaaaaaaaaaatattgaacataTACATTAAATCATTCACGAATATTTGGATAAGCCAAAGCAATTTGCACAATGGTTGCCGCGCGAGTTTACTTTGACCAAAAGCAAAAACGATTTGATTCGACATTTCATTCCGTTGGTGATAATTTTACACGATGAACCAGATCAAAGGCGCCGAAAGGCAATGGCATCATTGTTTTCGTATCAGTATGGATACATTTTCATTGAAGACCTTGAAGAAGGATGATCCTCCAACAGAGACTATTTGATAGCATTGATGGAGTGTTTGAAAGACGAAATTCCCGAAAAAAGACCAAATTCGAATAAGAAGAAAGTGATGGTTCATCAAGACAATGTATAGTGTTACAAGTTATGAATAGGTCTTCCAATTGCTTTCCCTGTCCCTTATTAATTCTAGTAGCAATATGTGTTAGGCCGAAAGCTTCAATTTATCTATCATTGTAAAAATCCTCTAAACTTGCATGCCAAAGTAAaacattattataatttttttttaaatttatatattggtgtaaaaataaaaaatagtattCTTCATTGTTAACAATCATTAAAGCTTTTGTTGTTTCTTAAACATAACTTAAAATTAATTTGGTTATCACAGATGAATTGTCTATCGCAGTTGGGGTGTTTAAATTCTAGTAATGCATGGTTTTCACATTCACCATGGACGCCAAACTGAGGTTTTTGCTGGAGAAGCTAAAGAGCTGTCATCGCAATCATCACTGTGATAACCAGAAGATGCCGGAGACATAGGAGCTGATGAGATGATCTCTTTACGATCGAGAGAGGATGATTCCGATCTTAAACGATTATATTCACTTCCCAAATGAATCATAACAGATTTACCCAATTGGATATTCATGCCTGGAATAGCGGCCATAACACGAGAGACTTCATTAGCTGCATTCATATAACCATGGCAGAATGAATCCATCGGTACAATGGGAGAAGAAATCTTGGGTTTCTTTACTTCTTTTTTCATGAAAGTTACAGCGGCTTCGAGCATTTCAGCTTTATCCAAACGCAAGATTGAATCATTGCCTTGTAATTCAGCAACCAATTCTTTCATTTGATCCAGACACTTATTGATACGAGCACGTCTTTCACGTTCCAATTGGGGTTTCTTAACTTTAAGGTAGTGTTGAGTCTTTGAGACGTATTCCATTTGAGGAGCCATAGTGTATAACTTGTGTAGTTTGATGTGTTTGCTACGACGTTAATGTTACAAATGATAACTGCCTTCTAGATGCATACTGCTTTTATACTCTCCGTCGTGGATGGACGAGCACAAATGTTCTAATAGAGTTCAAACCACCCTTAAGTATCTGTTAAGTGGATAATGGAAAGGTGTTCTATCTAGCCACCTTAGAGCGTGGGAATATAAGAATTTTCCAACAGAACGTGTTGAGAGTGTGTTAAGGATCAAAACGTAGATCAAAAAATCTTATGTGTAATTTAGGGGGTTTTGTTGACTATAAGAACtctatcaataaaatttaaatcatttcTATTGTAACTATGTGTAATTCAGTCACTTGAAAAACTAATTTTCTATGATCGTAgtattatggaaaatatttcaaaactttttgaTAATGTATTGGAAAGAGTTTAAATGTTACAGGAGGAAGATTTTATGCACCAATATTTAAGGCGACAGTTTGCAAATCTAGTTGTTTGGATGGCTTTTTAATTGAACTgttggaattttattttctctttgATATAAAATCTAAACAGCCATTGACTTCCTACACTTTTCCTCCCAGGTAGTGGGCCACTTTCTTATAAAATCAGGTAATAATGTTTCGTACTTATGTTTATAATATGCAAGTTCTTATCGATATTTGGATATACTTTCATGGACGAGAGCTTGTTGCTTTTATAGTCCTATATGCGCTAGAGAGTTATTAACCTGTATTCACATCTGCCAGAGGGTGACGTGTGTAACGTAGGTTATTTACCGATTGCACGCACGCCGACCACGGTTTAACACCAGGTTATTAAGAGTTGCGACGGCTGCGCTTCGTTTGGCTAACCAATACTGGCCTGCCATTGGAGGTCATTTTCCACCGGTGATATTTACGATTGTTGTACTCAAAGAACAACTTTGTAGCTGTCAGTTTCCTTATAAATCCCGTTCAGACTTGTCTCAACCGCAGGGTATCTGCTTTAGAAGCTACATCTACACCTAGCGCTTTGGGTGGTGAAGCCCGGCCTGTAATTTCCTGAGGGATTGATGTATATCTATGATATGATGGTTTGGATGGGAAAACAAGCCAGAAATTACTGGTTTGATGATCGTGGGAGTACAGAGGTATAACATTGATTCAGTTCTGAGGAGTGATCGCCAATTGATATCGGATGATTCCTGTCTGCATCATAAATGGCAGTGGCGTGGATAGTGATCTGAGCAGTGCTCGCTGCATAATTTATGTCTGTGTATCAAATTATAGTCACTTAAAGAACCTGTCGCGACACCGAGAATTGTCCAATAATTGGCTGTGAGTATTGTGACAGTTGCCTGCATACTTCTGTAGTCCATGTAGTGAAACAGTGTGGCACAAATTTATCGCAGCGAAAATATTGGTAATGATTTCTTTgaagacaactggcaaacaaatggttgtgtaCCGCCCACAATTGACTATCCAGCTTTGTTCTATTAGTACGATTGCGAGTTTTTCTGAAAAGAAACAGGCGAGCGTTTGGAAGTGCTTCGTACGCGAGCAATTTTGTTGGACTTGGCTCGTCTTGAAACATGGTCCACTGCTGTTTACTTTGGGGCTCATACGCGTAAATTCTTGATTTGATTTATAACTGTCGCAATGTCGTAGACATGTTTCGAAGCaccccgattttatttttggagctTTCCTTTCTAATCGACACGAGCCTTCTTTTGTTTGAgcaaattgttgacaaattgtGGGATCCAACGCGAACAAATTCTTTTAACGGTAATGAAATATTGAGTCTATGCTGACTCTCAATTTCACGATAGATCACATGACGAttttgcaatatcagttggcgcacaTCATCAATGGTTTGCCAATCAACAATTGATTTTGGACGatcttcacgaaattcgtcttgtagtgaactacgacctcggttgaatgcaacataccatcgataaacactggttCTTTACGGAGCTTCAtagcttaaaattaaattagttcATCAATGCACTGTGTTATTGAGTTAATTcacgtcgaaagttgtaaaaaataatcgcacgaaaatgttcaagatttaattccattttttgggcgagatgaatattttaagttgctgtaaacaacacaaatgtCAAAAGTTCTGAGATTGTATGCTATACAATCTTAACACCATCAGGAGAGAGAGGATTCGATAATAATGTATTCTGCTTTCTGGTAAATTCTTTGTTTTCCTAGACGCGGCTCCGACTTGTTATTGTCTGTGTtacggaaaaataaaattgtggtccaTCATAATTTCGATCTGACAATGTCTAAAAGCAGAACATTTCTATTGAGTGAGTACATAACTTCCGTTTATGACCATCGGCAATGGATAATATTATAGAACTTTATCAGATTTAGTAGAAA contains these protein-coding regions:
- the LOC142237441 gene encoding enhancer of split m5 protein-like, which gives rise to MAPQMEYVSKTQHYLKVKKPQLERERRARINKCLDQMKELVAELQGNDSILRLDKAEMLEAAVTFMKKEVKKPKISSPIVPMDSFCHGYMNAANEVSRVMAAIPGMNIQLGKSVMIHLGSEYNRLRSESSSLDRKEIISSAPMSPASSGYHSDDCDDSSLASPAKTSVWRPW
- the LOC142237432 gene encoding enhancer of split m8 protein-like; its protein translation is MTPQMEYLSKTQHYLKVKKPQLERERRARINKCLDQLKELVAELQGDDSILHLDKAEMLEAAVTFLKRDHKKSKNVIPIVPLDSFRHGFMNAANEVSRVMAAVPGMNVELGKSVMIHLGSEYNRLSSKSPMSMNDRVNSAPLSPASSGYHSDDCDESSLTPPQKTETIWRPW